In a genomic window of Taeniopygia guttata chromosome 11, bTaeGut7.mat, whole genome shotgun sequence:
- the CEBPA gene encoding CCAAT/enhancer-binding protein alpha, giving the protein MEQANFYEVDSRPPMSSGQHHQLQTHLPGSTYSYREAPSAAAPAAGGAELGDICENENSIDISAYIDPAAFNDEFLADLFQHSKQQEKAKAILAGDFDFHTMHGAGAAASAPGHQPQHHQQPLFGCVPGYMDGKLDPLYERIAAPGLRPLVIKQEPREEEEVKSAALSALYPHHAPQQHPSHLQYQIAHCAQTTMHLQPGQPTPPPTPVPSPHHPHHPHPPGGLSAAGTLKMMPSDHRSKSKKTVDKNSNEYRVRRERNNIAVRKSRDKAKQRNVETQQKVLELTTDNERLRKRVEQLTRELETLRGIFRQLPESSLVKAMGSCA; this is encoded by the coding sequence ATGGAGCAAGCCAATTTCTACGAGGTCGATTCCCGGCCCCCGATGAGCAGCGGCCAGCACCACCAGCTCCAGACTCACCTGCCCGGCAGCACCTACAGCTACAGAGAGGCTCCCTCGGCGGCGGCACCTGCTGCGGGCGGCGCGGAGCTCGGCGATATCTGCGAGAACGAGAACTCCATCGACATCAGCGCCTACATCGACCCCGCCGCCTTCAACGACGAGTTCCTGGCCGACCTCTTCCAGCACagcaagcagcaggagaaagcCAAGGCCATCCTGGCCGGGGATTTCGACTTCCACACCATGCACGGGGCGGGCGCCGCCGCCTCGGCGCCGGGGCACCAGCCgcagcaccaccagcagccACTCTTCGGCTGCGTGCCCGGCTACATGGACGGCAAGCTCGACCCCCTCTACGAGCGCATCGCCGCGCCGGGCTTGCGGCCGCTGGTGATCAAGCAGGAGCCCcgcgaggaggaggaggtgaagTCGGCGGCCCTGTCGGCCCTCTATCCCCATCACGCCCCGCAGCAGCACCCGTCCCACCTCCAGTACCAGATCGCCCACTGCGCCCAGACCACCATGCACCTCCAGCCCGGGCAGCCCACGCCTCCCCCCACGCCCGTGCCCAGCCCGCACCACCCGCACCACCCGCACCCTCCCGGCGGCCTGTCCGCCGCGGGCACCCTCAAGATGATGCCCTCGGACCACCGGAGCAAATCGAAAAAGACAGTGGACAAGAACAGTAACGAGTACCGGGTGCGCCGGGAGCGCAACAACATCGCGGTGCGCAAGAGCCGGGACAAGGCCAAGCAGCGCAACGTGGAGACGCAGCAGAAGGTGCTGGAGCTCACCACCGACAACGAGCGGCTGCGCAAGCGGGTGGAGCAGCTCACCCGGGAGCTGGAGACTCTGCGGGGCATCTTCAGGCAGCTGCCCGAGAGCTCGCTGGTGAAGGCCATGGGCAGCTGCGCCTAG